A single window of Hippocampus zosterae strain Florida chromosome 15, ASM2543408v3, whole genome shotgun sequence DNA harbors:
- the kif2c gene encoding kinesin-like protein KIF2C isoform X1: protein MESRLSRLLVGLSVQISRSDGRVHRATVKSVDAVKSTVMAEWIEKEMHRAKELDLEEFCTLNPELQDHIQSVLNKSLDKAHTLPADKRYEGRLRSSRIPGPAASHTPSVDKTEGRSQVRQTNRFQAQISIPESSSEGALGPIPSEPPTSAALANSGNPNELRRKREAKPSLSVPFVHEVTKENIETVKTAPSKSSGRRKSVAPQELNKSNKRLSHVVKPPEMQTKKGKFKESSRPNQQFYEMVQDFRKTMETIPLSVTNAIEPHRICVCIRKRPMNKQELNRREIDVVSVPGRGALLVHEPKQKVDLTKYLDNQIFQFDYSFDETSTNDLVYRFTAKPLVQSIFEGGMATCFAYGQTGSGKTHTMGGDFSGKQQNCSKGIYALAAQDVFAYLGQKKYANLNLSAYVSFFEIYNGKVYDLLNKKTMLRVLQDEHQQVQVVDLKEVHVPSADEVIKMIQLGSASRTFGQTSANANSSRSHAILQIILRRNDRATTLHGKFSLVDLAGNERGIDVNSNDRATLVETAEINRSLLALKECIRSLGMNSDHIPFRMSTLTKVLRDSFIGEKSRTCMIAMVSPGMASCECTMNTLRYADRVKELNVKSKTSAEAETQEPENCSSDEDTTAATTVYDALSHVADLEENVYVELQSIHQKVKELYESMEEPSFDIEAALPNLIDFSQFSKLREILLSLRTALVEERARLGH, encoded by the exons ATGGAGTCCAGATTGTCCAGGCTATTAGTTGGACTCTCAGTTCAAATCAGTCGCAGCGATG GACGTGTCCATCGAGCAACTGTGAAGTCCGTCGACGCCGTCAAGTCCACCGTGATGGCGGAGTGGATCGAGAAAGAGATGCATCGAGCCAAAGAG CTGGATTTGGAAGAATTTTGTACACTCAATCCAGAGCTACAAGACCACATCCAGTCCGTCCTTAATAAATCCTTGGACAAAGCCCATACTCTTCCTGCAGACAAG AGATATGAGGGTCGACTGCGCTCATCCAGGATTCCTGGCCCGGCCGCCT CCCACACACCATCCGTAGACAAGACTGAAG GTCGGTCTCAGGTCAGACAGACAAACCGCTTCCAGGCTCAAATTTCCATCCCCGAGTCGTCTTCCGAAGGAGCTTTAGGGCCGATTCCCAGTGAACCTCCAACTTCGGCAGCCCTCGCAAACTCTG GAAATCCCAATGAACTGCGACGAAAGAGAGAGGCGAAACCATCGTTGTCTGTGCCTTTTGTCCACGAGGTCACAAAGGAAAACATTGAAACGGTGAAGACGGCTCCATCTAAATCTTCAG GCCGAAGAAAATCTGTGGCTCCCCAGGAACtcaacaaaagcaacaaaagacTGTCTCATGTTGTCAAGCCCCCTGAAATGCAGACCAAGAAGGGCAAG TTCAAAGAATCATCCCGACCCAACCAGCAATTCTATGAAATGGTGCAGGACTTCCGCAAGACGATGGAAACCATCCCATTATCAGTCACCAATGCG ATTGAGCCTCACAGGATTTGTGTTTGCATCCGCAAACGTCCAATGAACAAACAAG AGCTGAATAGAAGGGAGATCGATGTGGTCTCCGTGCCTGGGAGAGGCGCTCTGCTGGTTCATGAGCCAAAGCAAAAAGTGGACTTGACCAAGTACTTGGACAATCAGATCTTCCAGTTCGACTATTCTTTTGATGAGACATCCACCAATGACTTGGTCTACAG GTTCACTGCAAAGCCTTTGGTGCAGTCCATCTTCGAAGGGGGCATGGCCACATGTTTCGCCTACGGGCAGACGGGAAGTGGGAAAACTCAC ACCATGGGCGGCGATTTCTCGGGGAAGCAGCAGAATTGCTCCAAGGGAATCTACGCCTTAGCAG CCCAGGATGTTTTCGCCTACCTCGGTCAAAAGAAGTACGCCAACCTGAATCTGTCTGCTTACGTCAGCTTCTTTGAGATCTACAATGGCAAA GTGTACGACCTGCTGAATAAGAAGACCATGCTGCGGGTGCTGCAGGACGAGCATCAGCAGGTGCAGGTGGTGGATCTGAAGGAGGTCCACGTGCCCTCGGCGGACGAGGTCATTAAGATGATACAGCTGGGCAGCGCGAGCAG AACTTTTGGTCAGACCTCGGCCAATGCCAACTCCTCGCGCTCCCACGCCATCCTCCAGATCATCCTCAGACGCAACGACCGCGCCACCACGCTGCACGGCAAGTTCTCCCTGGTCGACTTGGCGGGCAACGAGCGGGGCATCGACGTCAACAGCAACGACCGCGCCACCTTGGTGGAGACGGCCGAGATCAACCGCAGCCTCCTGGCCCTCAAG GAGTGTATCCGTTCGTTGGGCATGAACAGCGATCACATTCCTTTCAGGATGAGCACTTTAACCAAGGTCCTCCGAGATTCCTTCATTGGAGAGAAGTCGAGAACCTGCATG ATCGCAATGGTGTCACCAGGAATGGCTTCTTGCGAATGCACAATGAATACACTACGTTATGCCGACAG agtgaAGGAGCTGAATGTCAAGTCCAAAACCAGTGCAGAGGCCGAAACACAGGAACCAGAAAACTGCTCTTCAGACGAG GACACTACTGCAGCCACCACGGTGTATGACGCCTTAAGCCATGTGGCCGACCTGGAGGAAAATGTCTACGTAGAGCTTCAG AGCATTCATCAAAAAGTGAAAGAACTATATGAGTCCATGGAGGAGCCCTCATTTGACATTGAGGCGGCGCTCCCCAACCTCATCGACTTCTCCCAGTTCTCCAAGTTGAGAG AAATCTTGCTGTCGTTGCGTACTGCTTTGGTGGAGGAGAGGGCCCGACTCGGCCATTGA
- the kif2c gene encoding kinesin-like protein KIF2C isoform X2, producing MESRLSRLLVGLSVQISRSDGRVHRATVKSVDAVKSTVMAEWIEKEMHRAKELDLEEFCTLNPELQDHIQSVLNKSLDKAHTLPADKRYEGRLRSSRIPGPAACRSQVRQTNRFQAQISIPESSSEGALGPIPSEPPTSAALANSGNPNELRRKREAKPSLSVPFVHEVTKENIETVKTAPSKSSGRRKSVAPQELNKSNKRLSHVVKPPEMQTKKGKFKESSRPNQQFYEMVQDFRKTMETIPLSVTNAIEPHRICVCIRKRPMNKQELNRREIDVVSVPGRGALLVHEPKQKVDLTKYLDNQIFQFDYSFDETSTNDLVYRFTAKPLVQSIFEGGMATCFAYGQTGSGKTHTMGGDFSGKQQNCSKGIYALAAQDVFAYLGQKKYANLNLSAYVSFFEIYNGKVYDLLNKKTMLRVLQDEHQQVQVVDLKEVHVPSADEVIKMIQLGSASRTFGQTSANANSSRSHAILQIILRRNDRATTLHGKFSLVDLAGNERGIDVNSNDRATLVETAEINRSLLALKECIRSLGMNSDHIPFRMSTLTKVLRDSFIGEKSRTCMIAMVSPGMASCECTMNTLRYADRVKELNVKSKTSAEAETQEPENCSSDEDTTAATTVYDALSHVADLEENVYVELQSIHQKVKELYESMEEPSFDIEAALPNLIDFSQFSKLREILLSLRTALVEERARLGH from the exons ATGGAGTCCAGATTGTCCAGGCTATTAGTTGGACTCTCAGTTCAAATCAGTCGCAGCGATG GACGTGTCCATCGAGCAACTGTGAAGTCCGTCGACGCCGTCAAGTCCACCGTGATGGCGGAGTGGATCGAGAAAGAGATGCATCGAGCCAAAGAG CTGGATTTGGAAGAATTTTGTACACTCAATCCAGAGCTACAAGACCACATCCAGTCCGTCCTTAATAAATCCTTGGACAAAGCCCATACTCTTCCTGCAGACAAG AGATATGAGGGTCGACTGCGCTCATCCAGGATTCCTGGCCCGGCCGCCT GTCGGTCTCAGGTCAGACAGACAAACCGCTTCCAGGCTCAAATTTCCATCCCCGAGTCGTCTTCCGAAGGAGCTTTAGGGCCGATTCCCAGTGAACCTCCAACTTCGGCAGCCCTCGCAAACTCTG GAAATCCCAATGAACTGCGACGAAAGAGAGAGGCGAAACCATCGTTGTCTGTGCCTTTTGTCCACGAGGTCACAAAGGAAAACATTGAAACGGTGAAGACGGCTCCATCTAAATCTTCAG GCCGAAGAAAATCTGTGGCTCCCCAGGAACtcaacaaaagcaacaaaagacTGTCTCATGTTGTCAAGCCCCCTGAAATGCAGACCAAGAAGGGCAAG TTCAAAGAATCATCCCGACCCAACCAGCAATTCTATGAAATGGTGCAGGACTTCCGCAAGACGATGGAAACCATCCCATTATCAGTCACCAATGCG ATTGAGCCTCACAGGATTTGTGTTTGCATCCGCAAACGTCCAATGAACAAACAAG AGCTGAATAGAAGGGAGATCGATGTGGTCTCCGTGCCTGGGAGAGGCGCTCTGCTGGTTCATGAGCCAAAGCAAAAAGTGGACTTGACCAAGTACTTGGACAATCAGATCTTCCAGTTCGACTATTCTTTTGATGAGACATCCACCAATGACTTGGTCTACAG GTTCACTGCAAAGCCTTTGGTGCAGTCCATCTTCGAAGGGGGCATGGCCACATGTTTCGCCTACGGGCAGACGGGAAGTGGGAAAACTCAC ACCATGGGCGGCGATTTCTCGGGGAAGCAGCAGAATTGCTCCAAGGGAATCTACGCCTTAGCAG CCCAGGATGTTTTCGCCTACCTCGGTCAAAAGAAGTACGCCAACCTGAATCTGTCTGCTTACGTCAGCTTCTTTGAGATCTACAATGGCAAA GTGTACGACCTGCTGAATAAGAAGACCATGCTGCGGGTGCTGCAGGACGAGCATCAGCAGGTGCAGGTGGTGGATCTGAAGGAGGTCCACGTGCCCTCGGCGGACGAGGTCATTAAGATGATACAGCTGGGCAGCGCGAGCAG AACTTTTGGTCAGACCTCGGCCAATGCCAACTCCTCGCGCTCCCACGCCATCCTCCAGATCATCCTCAGACGCAACGACCGCGCCACCACGCTGCACGGCAAGTTCTCCCTGGTCGACTTGGCGGGCAACGAGCGGGGCATCGACGTCAACAGCAACGACCGCGCCACCTTGGTGGAGACGGCCGAGATCAACCGCAGCCTCCTGGCCCTCAAG GAGTGTATCCGTTCGTTGGGCATGAACAGCGATCACATTCCTTTCAGGATGAGCACTTTAACCAAGGTCCTCCGAGATTCCTTCATTGGAGAGAAGTCGAGAACCTGCATG ATCGCAATGGTGTCACCAGGAATGGCTTCTTGCGAATGCACAATGAATACACTACGTTATGCCGACAG agtgaAGGAGCTGAATGTCAAGTCCAAAACCAGTGCAGAGGCCGAAACACAGGAACCAGAAAACTGCTCTTCAGACGAG GACACTACTGCAGCCACCACGGTGTATGACGCCTTAAGCCATGTGGCCGACCTGGAGGAAAATGTCTACGTAGAGCTTCAG AGCATTCATCAAAAAGTGAAAGAACTATATGAGTCCATGGAGGAGCCCTCATTTGACATTGAGGCGGCGCTCCCCAACCTCATCGACTTCTCCCAGTTCTCCAAGTTGAGAG AAATCTTGCTGTCGTTGCGTACTGCTTTGGTGGAGGAGAGGGCCCGACTCGGCCATTGA